A genomic region of Xanthomonas campestris pv. phormiicola contains the following coding sequences:
- the pstS gene encoding phosphate ABC transporter substrate-binding protein PstS: MKLQPARFAVLSLALAFAITACQPGNGDKPQGAADAAGGAPAAAAADGAKTAAEISGAGASFIYPLVSKWSADYHTATGNKINYQSIGSGGGIAQIKAGTVDFGSSDKPLDSAELAAAGLGQFPSAIGGVVPVINLDGMEAGKLKLTGSVLADIFLGKVTAWNDPAIVALNPGTTLPSTKINLVHRSDGSGTSFNFTNYLSKVSPDWKSKVGEGTSVQWPGGVGGKGNEGVASYVQQIKGSIGYVELAYALQNKMPYASLQNAAGNWVQPNADSFAAAAASADWANAKDFNLVITNAAGAQAWPITATNFMLMHKQPKDAARSKATLAFFKWAFEKGQPQANELHYVPLPPELVQQIEAYWAKEFK, translated from the coding sequence ATGAAATTGCAGCCGGCACGCTTTGCCGTTCTGTCCCTGGCCCTGGCCTTCGCCATCACTGCCTGCCAGCCGGGCAATGGCGACAAGCCGCAGGGTGCCGCCGATGCGGCAGGTGGTGCGCCCGCAGCCGCTGCGGCCGACGGCGCCAAGACCGCCGCGGAAATCTCCGGCGCCGGCGCATCCTTCATCTATCCGCTGGTGTCCAAGTGGTCGGCCGACTACCACACCGCCACCGGCAACAAGATCAACTACCAGTCGATCGGCTCCGGCGGCGGCATCGCCCAGATCAAGGCCGGCACCGTCGACTTCGGTTCTTCCGACAAGCCGCTGGACAGCGCCGAGCTGGCCGCCGCCGGCCTCGGCCAGTTCCCCTCGGCGATCGGGGGGGTCGTGCCGGTGATCAACCTGGACGGCATGGAAGCGGGCAAGCTGAAGCTGACCGGCAGCGTGCTGGCGGACATCTTCCTCGGCAAGGTCACCGCCTGGAACGATCCGGCGATCGTCGCGCTGAACCCCGGCACCACCCTGCCCAGCACCAAGATCAACCTGGTGCACCGCTCCGACGGTTCGGGCACCAGCTTCAACTTCACCAACTACCTGTCCAAGGTCAGCCCGGACTGGAAGAGCAAGGTCGGCGAAGGCACCTCGGTGCAGTGGCCGGGCGGCGTCGGCGGCAAGGGCAACGAAGGCGTGGCCTCGTACGTGCAGCAGATCAAGGGCTCGATCGGCTACGTCGAGCTGGCCTACGCGCTGCAGAACAAGATGCCGTACGCCTCGCTGCAGAACGCCGCCGGCAACTGGGTGCAGCCCAACGCCGACAGCTTCGCCGCGGCCGCCGCGTCGGCCGACTGGGCCAACGCCAAGGACTTCAACCTGGTCATCACCAACGCCGCCGGCGCGCAGGCGTGGCCGATCACCGCCACCAACTTCATGCTGATGCACAAGCAGCCCAAGGATGCCGCGCGCAGCAAGGCGACCCTGGCGTTCTTCAAGTGGGCGTTCGAGAAGGGCCAGCCGCAGGCCAACGAACTGCACTACGTGCCGCTGCCGCCGGAGCTGGTGCAGCAGATCGAAGCCTACTGGGCCAAAGAGTTCAAGTAA
- the pstS gene encoding phosphate ABC transporter substrate-binding protein PstS: protein MRSLKLRLLAAAAVASFSLAAQATDVTGAGSSFVYPVLSKWSAAYAEKSGNHVNYQSIGSGGGIAQIQAATVDFGASDKPLTGPELDKFGLGQFPVVIGGIVPVFNVPGVAPGAMKLDGPVLANIFLGKITKWNDAAIAGLNPGLTLPDLKITIVHRSDGSGTSFNFTNYLSKVSPEWKSKVGEGTAVQWPAGIGGKGNEGVAAYVKQIRGGIGYVEYAYALQNKLSYAGMKNAAGRFVMPDDKAFSAAAATADWKSAKDFNLIMTNAPGQDAWPITATTWAIMYKKAKKPASSKAALDFFKWSFEQGQAQAKSLDYVPLPEPLVKQIEAYWAQNMK, encoded by the coding sequence ATGCGTTCCCTCAAGCTCCGACTGCTGGCTGCTGCCGCGGTCGCGTCTTTCTCGCTGGCGGCGCAAGCCACCGATGTCACCGGTGCCGGCTCCAGCTTTGTCTATCCGGTGCTGTCGAAGTGGTCGGCAGCCTATGCCGAAAAGAGCGGCAACCACGTCAACTACCAGTCCATCGGCTCCGGCGGCGGCATCGCACAGATCCAGGCGGCCACGGTCGATTTCGGCGCCTCCGACAAGCCGCTGACCGGCCCGGAACTGGACAAGTTCGGCCTGGGCCAGTTCCCGGTCGTGATCGGCGGCATCGTGCCGGTGTTCAACGTGCCGGGCGTGGCGCCGGGCGCGATGAAGCTGGACGGCCCGGTGCTGGCCAACATCTTCCTGGGCAAGATCACCAAGTGGAACGACGCGGCGATCGCCGGCCTCAACCCGGGCCTGACCCTGCCGGACCTGAAGATCACCATCGTGCACCGCTCCGACGGTTCGGGTACCAGCTTCAACTTCACCAACTACCTGTCCAAGGTCAGCCCGGAGTGGAAGAGCAAGGTCGGCGAAGGCACCGCGGTGCAGTGGCCGGCCGGCATCGGCGGCAAGGGCAACGAAGGCGTGGCGGCGTACGTCAAGCAGATCCGCGGCGGCATCGGCTATGTCGAATACGCCTACGCCCTGCAGAACAAGCTCAGCTACGCCGGCATGAAGAACGCCGCCGGGCGCTTCGTGATGCCGGACGACAAGGCCTTCTCGGCCGCCGCCGCCACCGCGGACTGGAAGTCGGCCAAGGACTTCAACCTGATCATGACCAACGCCCCGGGCCAGGACGCGTGGCCGATCACCGCCACCACCTGGGCGATCATGTACAAGAAGGCCAAGAAGCCGGCCTCGTCGAAGGCGGCCCTGGACTTCTTCAAGTGGTCGTTCGAGCAGGGCCAGGCGCAGGCCAAGTCGCTGGACTACGTCCCGCTGCCGGAGCCGCTGGTCAAGCAGATCGAAGCCTACTGGGCGCAGAACATGAAGTAA